A genomic stretch from Oreochromis aureus strain Israel breed Guangdong linkage group 17, ZZ_aureus, whole genome shotgun sequence includes:
- the LOC120432749 gene encoding WD repeat-containing protein 19-like, whose protein sequence is MSSTQKSAFVLAEKAWAGSNLLYKWQKSFGRYIAVAGQDNTVKIFDRRGHKWTEINLPGRCVGMDWDKDGDILAVIAAKSSSIFLWDASVSKTSQIDSGMRDQMSFVLWSKTSPLLAVGTVKGNLLIYNQQTSRKIPVLGKHSKKITCGCWSSQNLLALGSDDNTLSISNHEGDTIRQTTVRGKPAEMYFSVMKTDESSAQGESTVSVSVDKKILMLFNINDPGNQIELAFERHYGNIVSYRWYGDGYILIGFSHGYFVVISTHIREIGYELYRAHNHKDCLNSIAISTAVNKCASCGDNSIIIHELSDRKDISRIIQLHDENKGLDQLSWTDDGQLLALSTQRGTLHVFLTKLPILGDSYGTRLAYLTSLLEVTVCNQVDEESPVTIEVEVEPTFIAVGPCHVAVGMNNRAWFYALADQEPGFNKLKDIEYLGTIASMCLNSDYAAALFEGKVQLHVIEGKDQDEKKQMKLFPGDDRKGRILCHALTANILYYGTDSGSVVSVPVEDCEALSSYSHSVGVRKVFPDVIGTFELCSSITKTAASCSPLQTPTGGVSRGAPRSPFPQKPLVFDNGELTCQTASGRISKVELSTHSFLKHTATNSSTELSRQLAQAVMLKRFNEALALCKSAGTNADWAELGKACLVHMEVELAIQVYRMSGNVGMVRSLQRIQGTEEMNLLAGHLAMFLEDYDRAQDLYLSSSSPVAALEFQEHDEACQAGMARMYVRRGAALANQNRRRFLKKECGAVLESMKQYSEAAQLYEEGQYYDKAVSAYIRCKNWTKVEELLPNISSPEIHLQYAKAKEAEGKYKDAARAYESAKDWDSVIRVLLDHLNKPEEAVRIAREMQSIGGAKMVARFFLQSNDYGSAIRILVSSDCHDEAFQLAQQHGKMEVYADIIGSEATQENYQCIALYFEGEKKHLEAGKFFQKCGQYSRALKNFLLCPNTEDNLAIEMAIETVGQAKDSSLTNQLIKGRILCHALTADFLHYGTDSGSVVCVLVEDWETVSSYSHSVGVRKVFPDVIGTRVVFIDNQNSGFLLSPANVSAFLKATESCFELPNFSPTITGVLWDNWHAGRGVFVAYDDDQVYTYALHETTIYGPQVVLVGSTALPFSQKPLLFDNGELTCQMSCGKNSKVELSTHSFLKHTATDSSTELSRQLAQAVMLKRFNEALALCKSAGTNADWAELGKACLVHMEVELAIQVYRMSGNVGMVRSLQRIQGTEEMNLLAGHLAMFLEDYDRAQDLYLSSSSPVAALEMRRDLLHWDSALMLAKRLAEDQIPFISKEYAVHLEFVGDYVNALAHYEKGMTHNSKFQEHDAACQAGMARMYVRRGAALANQHPSRDLKKECGAILESMKQYSEAAQLYEEGQYYDKAVSAYICCKNWTKVEELLPNISSPEIHLQYAKAKEAEGKFFLQSNDYGSAIRILVSSDCHDEAFQLAQQHGKMEVYADIIGSEATQENYQCIALYFEGEKKHLQAGKFFQKCGQYSRALKNFLLCPNTEDNLAIEMAIEMVGQAKDSSLTNQLVDYLMGESDGMPKDAKYLSQLYTALQQYREADRTAIIIAREEQSQNPGSFDPAF, encoded by the exons atgagctcaacacagaag AGTGCGTTTGTGCTCGCTGAAAAAGCCTGGGCGGGATCTAACCTACTGTACAAGTGGCAGAAAAGCTTTGGCAGATATATTGCTGTTGCAGG ACAGGACAACACAGTGAAAATATTTGATCGACGTGGACACAAGTGGACTGAAATCAACCTTCCAGG GCGCTGTGTGGGGATGGACTGGGATAAGGATGGGGACATTCTGGCAGTGATAGCTGCAAAATCCAGCTCCATCTTTCTCTGGGATGCCAGCGTCAGTAAAACATCCCAGATAGACAGCGGTATGAG AGATCAGATGTCTTTCGTCTTGTGGTCAAAGACTAGCCCGCTGTTGGCAGTCGGAACAGTCAAAGGAAACCTGTTGATCTACAATCAGCAGACCTCACGCAAGATCCCCGTGCTGG GCAAACATAGCAAGAAGATTACGTGTGGCTGTTGGAGCTCCCAGAATCTGCTGGCTCTGGGGAGTGACGACAACACACTGAGCATCAGCAATCATGAGGGAGACACCATCAGACAG ACAACGGTTCGGGGTAAGCCTGCTGAAATGTACTTCTCGGTGATGAAGACAGATGAAAGCTCAGCTCAAGGAGAGAGCACA GTGAGTGTTTCTGTGGACAAGAAGATACTGATGCTTTTCAACATCAACGACCCGGGAAACCAAATAGAGCTAGCTTTCGAGCGCCACTATGGAAACATTGTGTCCTACCGCTG GTATGGTGATGGGTATATACTCATTGGTTTCTCCCATGGATACTTTGTGGTCATCTCCACACACATCAGGGAGATAGGATATGAGCTCTATCGGGCTCACAACCATAAAGACTGTCTCAACAGCATAGCCATCTCCACAGCAGTGAACAAGTGTGCGTCTTGTGGGGACAACAG CATAATAATCCACGAGCTGTCAGATCGTAAAGATATCAGCAGAATAATTCAGCTGCATGATGAGAATAAAg GTCTGGATCAGCTGAGCTGGACAGATGACGGCCAGCTGTTGGCACTTTCCACACAGAGAGGGACGCTCCATGTCTTCCTGACAAAGCTGCCCATTCTTGGCGACAGCTATGGCACCCGGCTGGCCTACCTCACCTCCTTGCTGGAGGTCACTGTCTGCAACCAGGTGGACGAA GAGAGTCCAGTAACGATAGAAGTGGAAGTAGAGCCCACATTCATTGCAGTGGGACCATGCCATGTGGCTGTGGGGATGAACAACAGAGCCTGGTTTTACGCACTGGCAGATCAGGAACCag gTTTTAATAAGCTGAAGGACATCGAGTATTTGGGGACAATAGCCAGCATGTGTCTTAACTCTGACTATGCAGCAGCGCTGTTTGAGGGGAAAGTCCAGCTCCATGTG ATTGAAGGCAAAGATCAGGACGAGAAGAAGCAGATGAAGCTTTTTCCAGGCGATGACAGAAAAGGCCGCATCCTTTGCCACGCCCTCACTGCCAATATCCTCTACTATGGCACTGAT tcTGGAAGTGTGGTGTCTGTCCCGGTGGAGGACTGTGAGGCATTGAGCAGTTACAGCCATTCAGTTGGTGTGAGGAAAGTGTTCCCTGACGTTATTGGCACTTTCGAGTTGTGTTCATCGATAACCAAAACAGCGGCTTCCTGCTCTCCCCTGCAAAC GCCCACAGGTGGTGTTAGTAGGGGAGCACCACGCTCCCCTTTTCCCCAGAAGCCTCTGGTCTTTGACAACGGTGAGCTGACCTGTCAAACGGCAAGCGGTAGAATCAGCAAAGTGGAGTTGAGCACACACTCATTCCTGAAGCACACGGCGACAAACTCCTCGACAGAGCTCAGCAGGCAGCTCGCCCAGGCTGTCATGCTCAAAAG GTTCAACGAAGCCTTggctctgtgcaagtctgcaggCACTAATGCAGACTGGGCAGAGTTGGGCAAAGCCTGCTTGGTCCACATGGAGGTTGAGCTGGCCATCCAGGTGTACCGCATGAGTGGTAATGTCGGCATGGTGCGGTCTCTGCAGAGAATCCAG GGTACAGAGGAAATGAATTTACTGGCAGGACATTTGGCCATGTTTCTGGAGGACTACGACCGGGCCCAAGACCTTTATCTGTCCTCAAGTTCCCCAGTCGCTGctctggag TTCCAGGAGCACGATGAGGCGTGCCAGGCAGGTATGGCCAGGATGTATGTCAGGAGAGGAGCCGCTCTGGCTAACCAGAACAGGAGAAGATTTCTCAAGAAGGAATGTGGGGCCGTACTGGAGAGCATGAAG CAATACTCTGAAGCTGCTCAGCTCTATGAAGAAGGACAGTATTATGACAAAGCAGTCTCTGCCTACATTCGCTGCAAAAACTG GACAAAGGTGGAAGAGCTGCTTCCAAACATCTCTTCTCCCGAGATTCACTTGCAGTATGCAAAGGCCAAGGAGGCGGAGGGCAA ATACAAGGATGCGGCACGAGCCTACGAGAGCGCGAAGGACTGGGACAGTGTGATCCGCGTGCTGCTGGACCACCTGAACAAACCAGAAGAAGCTGTTCGCATCGCCAGAGAGATGCAGAGCATCGGTGGAGCAAAGATGGTTGCCAG GTTCTTTCTACAGTCTAACGACTATGGCTCAGCCATCCGCATCCTGGTTTCGTCCGATTGCCACGACGAAGCCTTCCAGCTGGCGCAGCAGCACGGAAAAATGGAGGTCTACGCAGACATCATCG GCTCTGAGGCGACACAGGAGAACTATCAGTGTATCGCTCTCTACTTTGAGGGAGAAAAGAAACACCTGGAGGCTGGCAAGTTCTTTCAGAAGTGTGGACAGTACAGCAGA GCGCTGAAGAACTTCTTGTTGTGCCCTAACACCGAAGACAACCTGGCGATCGAGATGGCGATTGAGACG GTTGGCCAGGCCAAGGACAGCTCTTTGACCAATCAGCTGATAAAAGGCCGCATCCTTTGCCACGCCCTCACTGCCGATTTCCTCCACTATGGCACTGAT tctGGAAGTGTGGTGTGTGTCCTGGTTGAGGACTGGGAGACCGTGAGCAGTTACAGCCATTCAGTTGGTGTGAGGAAAGTGTTCCCTGACGTTATTGGCACTCGAGTTGTGTTCATCGATAACCAAAACAGCGGCTTCCTGCTCTCCCCTGCAAACgttagtgcatttttaaaa GCAACAGAGTCTTGCTTTGAGCTCCCCAACTTTTCACCCACCATCACAGGAGTGCTCTGGGACAACTGGCATGCAGGCAGAGGGGTGTTTGTAGCCTATGATGATGACCAAGTCTACACCTATGCCCTGCATGAAACCACCATCTATG GCCCACAGGTGGTGTTAGTAGGGAGCACCGCGCTCCCCTTTTCCCAGAAGCCTCTGCTCTTTGACAATGGTGAGCTGACCTGTCAAATGTCGTGCGGTAAAAACAGCAAAGTGGAGTTGAGCACACACTCATTCCTGAAGCACACGGCGACAGACTCCTCGACAGAGCTCAGCAGGCAGCTCGCCCAGGCTGTCATGCTCAAAAG GTTCAACGAAGCCTTggctctgtgcaagtctgcaggCACTAATGCAGACTGGGCAGAGTTGGGCAAAGCCTGCTTGGTCCACATGGAGGTTGAGCTGGCCATCCAGGTGTACCGCATGAGTGGCAATGTCGGCATGGTGCGGTCTCTGCAGAGAATCCAG GGTACAGAGGAAATGAATTTACTGGCAGGACATTTGGCCATGTTTCTGGAGGACTACGACCGGGCCCAAGACCTTTATCTGTCCTCAAGTTCCCCAGTCGCTGctctggag ATGAGAAGAGACTTGCTGCACTGGGACAGTGCTCTCATGTTAGCCAAGAGGCTAGCAGAAGATCAGATTCCCTTTATATCCAAAGAATATGCTGTTCATCTAGAATTTGT tgGAGATTATGTTAATGCGTTGGCACACTATGAAAAAGGCATGACTCACAACAGCAAA TTCCAGGAGCACGATGCGGCGTGCCAGGCAGGTATGGCCAGGATGTATGTCAGGAGAGGAGCCGCTCTGGCTAACCAGCACCCGAGCAGAGATCTCAAGAAGGAATGTGGGGCCATACTGGAGAGCATGAAG CAATACTCTGAAGCTGCTCAGCTCTATGAAGAAGGACAGTATTATGACAAAGCAGTCTCTGCCTACATTTGCTGCAAAAACTG GACGAAGGTGGAAGAGCTGCTTCCAAACATCTCTTCTCCCGAGATTCACTTGCAGTATGCAAAGGCCAAGGAGGCGGAGGGCAA GTTCTTTCTACAGTCTAACGACTATGGCTCAGCCATCCGCATCCTGGTTTCGTCCGATTGCCACGACGAAGCCTTCCAGCTGGCGCAGCAGCACGGAAAAATGGAGGTCTACGCAGACATCATCG GCTCTGAGGCGACACAGGAGAACTATCAGTGTATCGCTCTCTACTTTGAGGGAGAAAAGAAACACCTGCAGGCTGGCAAGTTCTTTCAGAAGTGTGGACAGTACAGCAGA GCGCTGAAGAACTTCTTGTTGTGCCCTAACACCGAAGACAACCTGGCGATCGAGATGGCGATTGAGATG GTTGGCCAGGCCAAGGACAGCTCTTTGACCAATCAGCTGGTAGATTACCTGATGGGGGAAAGTGACGGCATGCCCAAG GATGCAAAGTACCTGTCCCAGCTGTATACGGCCCTGCAGCAGTACAGGGAGGCAGATCGCACTGCCATCATTATCGCCAGAGAAGAGCAGAGTCAAaatcctgggtcttttgacccagcgttttga